The genomic segment acaactttttaaataaaaaattattattttaattttaaattacgTTACTACCCTCAACCAAacttataattaacaaaaaaatcgaGGCTAAAAGACCTAAATACCCCTGACTACAATGAATTCTACATCTTCCATCCGAAGGTACATATGTAATGTTACtatgtatgaaaatacaaaaatattatccaaatACCCCTACccaaaatcacttttttttttctaattccggcgggtattttggttattttactgTTCATTAAAACATTGAATAGATGAAAATACCCCCAGACAAATCAATAATGAATAAACTAATGCACCATATGAAAAGATCTAAATACCTCTTAATACAATGAATTCAATGTCTTGCATCCGAAGATACATGTGTAATTATATTGtgtatgaaaaaacaaaaatatctaaatactTCTACCCAAGgctacttattttttataactcttaggatattttggttattttactgtttattaaaatattgaatagataaaaatactcatgaacaaattgataataattaatgtaccctgtgaaaataccaaaataactCTAATTTAAAAGCATGAATTTTGCAACAGGAAAgacaaaataatagaaaatatgaATGGAGCTACATTGATTCCACGttttgttttagttgtttttcaacAAGGATGTATCATAGAAAAACTCGAAATAATAAGGAAGAGAAATAGAGGGGAGATTGAAAGGTTATCTCGGTGAGATTGCCGTACGTGGATGATGAACTTTAGATACTGTTGAATTCTGCCACcagttcaaaacaaaaatctcaacAACTGCATGTAATAGGCTGGTACATAATGAAATGCAGCCCATCATTGTTCTGTAAAAACTTGGATGATATTGTTGAATAATCGAAAACAAACCTTAAAAGAAGCAATAATATTATTGGATAAAAACTGGGTTAGGCTAATTGATAACAGTAATCGTTGGAGAATGCCTGATAAATTACACAAATTGGTTTGAGCAGCTGCATTACATGTAGTTTTAGAGAGAACTGGCAACCTCCTCCTAACAACAATGGATATTATCTATTCTgtattaatcattttttatttcctgtTTTGTTGTCCTCGTTGCAGGATAGTACTTTACTAACCTTTTCTCTGTTTTGTTGTTCTCTCTGAAAATGTCCGTTCCTAGCTTGTAGTTGCTGCTAATTCTGCCACGGGTCTCCTTTCTTTCTAGCAAGTGTATCTGTTTAGTTTTTTCCCCGAAACAATAACTTTACGTATTAATTGAGTGCGTCACTATATCATTTGACACATACACTGTACGGGtatgatattttcttttgtaaaaaaattgttttggtattgCTCGTATTTTTTAGagtagattttgtttttaaaattgtgtaGGAATTGATTTAACATGACTACATCATCTTAGCTGGTCTAAAAAGATAATctaaatgacaaataaaaatataattttgttcaaaataaatatttaaaatgagatttttttaataaaaattgagaCAATCCTCTAGAAagcgaataaaaaaaattacgaagctcaatttccaataagtctaatattaaaggataaaattgaaaaaaaatcaataaaaaaagatgtaataaaaataacCTGAGTCAACCCATGTTAACTCGTTAAACTTGTGACTCAAGTTATTAGACCatgataacataataaaaataaaattgaaacaaattatgaaacttaatttccaatcaacctaatgttgaaaaataaaattaaaaaaaaatcaattaaaaaaacacaaaaaaacaactcaaagaaACCAGGATTAACTTGACAACCCcgtgactcgagtcatgagatgAAGATAATATCAttgaaagcaaaccaaaataaatcgtaaaatctaatttctagttaacctaatgttaaatgataaaattgattaaaaaaatttttattagaaaaagaagaaaaaaatcaagtcaatagagttaactcgtcaaatctgCAGTCCGGATCATGGATctaagataaccttataaaaggtaaattaaaaaacattatgaagcacaatcttcaataaatataatgttgaagaataaaattaaaattgaaaaaaaaaacaaattaaagaataaaaaaaacaatattgaaatgAATAGAGTAATGTGAAGagtaaaatatgtttattttgtatattttttttttatgtgtagtAACATGTTTATAtggatttaaaatattatcatcattaataaaactatattactattaaaaaaataattatattttgaattaaactgaataaatatttatttagttttatcctAATAGTTATGTATAGTAAAATTACTtataaagattaaaagaaataagataaaaattaatctaattataatttcaaaaccgTCAAGtatcttattttaatattataaatatttatataatagtattaaaaaattgactagaaaagaaattattaattaatgactTGGTTCGCACTGCAGAGCCGCAGAGATAACAAGTCAATTTGTTCAGACGGCAGCCTATCTTGAAAGTCCTACAGCTCTTTAACTAATGCTAATGAACAGAGACTTCCATTTGAGGCCACAGCCCACAGCATCAAGAAGTTTTGAGGGTTGTTTAGAAGTgcagaaataattattttctaaattattttttatttaaaaatatattaaaataatttttttaatttttaaaaattattttcaatattaaaaaattaaaatatcataaaatatttttaaaaaattaatttaaaataaaacaataaaaaatttcaaatatttttaaaaatatttttagattgaaaataaacatttcattACCATGCAAATTAACGCCACAGACACGCTTATACCTGCCCATATTAACTAAAGAAATTCTGCAATTTTCCTAACCCCCAAGCATTGCAGCACTACAATTTCAACTTCCTTCATGGAAAAGCTTCCTGTTccatttcttccttttgttttttcaactctcttcaCACTAATAATCCCTTCTGCGAGTGGATTATCTTTCAACTTCACCAGCTTCATTGTTGGCGCCGATCAAAACATCTCATACGAGGAAGCATATCCTGCAGATGGAGCTATTCAGCTCACCAAAAATCTAAGAAATGCTAACATGACTTCAAGTTCCGGTCGAGCCACGTATTACAAACCGATGCAGCTTTGGGACGAGGCCTCGGGGAATCTTACAGACTTCACTACCCATTTCTCTTTTTCCATCGATTCGCAACGTCGAACTGCATACGGAGATGGACTGGCTTTCTTTCTTGCGCCAGAAGGATCAAAGCTTCCGTCTAATCTCTCTGAGGGTGCAGGTCTAGGTCTTACAAGGCGTGATCAGCTACTAAACACAACGGCTAATCATTTTGTTGCTGTGGAGTTCGATATCTACACAAATTATTTTGATCCACCAGGCGAGCATGTAGGTATTGACATCAACTCTATGCAATCTGTAAATAATATTACTTGGCTGTGTGATATTAGTGGAGGGAGAACAACTGAAGCTTGGATTAGTTATAATTCAAGTACACATAATCTGAGTGTCGCCTTCACTGGTTATAGAAATAACACTGTAGAAATGCAATTCCTTAGTCAAATAGTTAGTTTGAGGGATTACCTACCAGAAAGAGTTAGCTTTGGCTTTTCGGCCTCAACAGGAAGTGCATCTGCCCTACATACCCTTTACTCGTGGGATTTTAGTTCAAGCTTAGAAATTGATGATAATGTTACCAATCCTATAGATCCAGCTACCAATCCACTAGATCCAGCTGCAGCTTCTCCGCCAAATGGTGGTTCTCTTAGGAATCGGAAAAAGAACAGGACAGGACTGGCAGTTGGATTGGGTGTTGGAGGTAGTGCTATAGTTGTTGGGGCCGCTTTGGTTGGgatttttattaagtttatgCGTGGGCACGAAGAAGATGAAGGAGATGGTCATGTCCTTGAAGAGTACAtggatgatgaatttgaaaggGGAACAGGACCAAAGAAGTTCTCTTACCAAGAATTGGCTCGAGCTACAAATAACTTCAAGGATGAAGAGAAGCTAGGTGAGGGTGGATTCGGTGGTGTCTATAAAGGTTTTTTGAAGGAGATTGATTCATTCGTTGCAGTGAAGAGAGTATCAAGAGGTTCTAAACAAGGGATTAAAGAATATGCAGCAGAGGTAAAGATCATTAGCCGATTGAGGCACAGAAACTTAGTCCAACTCATGGGTTGGTGTCATGAAAGAAAGGAGCTTTTACTTGTTTACGAATTCATGCCTCATGGAAGCTTAGACTCCCATCTTTTCAAAGAAACTAGCTTGTTGACATGGGAGGTGAGGTACAAAATAGTGCAAGGCTTAGCATCGGGGCTGTTGTACTTGCATGAAGAATGGGAACAATGTGTGGTGCATAGAGATATAAAGTCTAGCAACATTATGTTGGACTCAGAATTCAATGCTAAGCTGGGGGATTTTGGTTTGGCTAGGCTTGTCGACCATGGAAAAGGTTCTCAAACAACAGTTTTGGCAGGGACTATGGGCTACATGGCTCCAGAGTGTGCAATGACAGGCAAGGCTAGCAGAGAGTCAGATGTTTACAGTTTTGGAATTGTTGCATTGGAGATAGCTTGTGGAAGAAAACCTATCAACCCAAAGGCCAGTAATGAAGATCAAGTGTCCATGGTGCAGTGGGTTTGGGAGCTCTATGGTGAAGGAAAGCTACTTGAAGCAGTTGACCCAAGACTATGCGGAGATTTTAACAAGACGCAGATGGAACGCTTGATGATTGTCGGCCTTTCGTGTGCTCATCCGGATGAACATCTTAGACCCTCAATTCGGCAAGCACTTCACGTACTTAATTTTGATGCTCCATTGCCTATTCTCCCATCAAAGATGCCCGTGCCATCATATTTCGCCCCGCCAATATCTGCATCTTCACTTTCAATAATGTCCTATGGCCTTACAGATTCAGAAGGAGGGATGAACAAATCTTCAAGTTATAGTTACAACACTAATTCTTCCCAGTTCACCGCATCTTCTTCAGCTTCTTCTGCATCTGCCATTCTTCTACACGAAGGTTAAATTGATGACCAGTGTAATTAATTTGAGATTCTTATCcagttaaaacatttaattttgccCTTTTTTTGTACTGATCAATTTTTACGTCTTTTctgaaattgattttctttgaaactGAGTACAAATTCATGTCCAATTGAACAGTTTAAGTTCACTCTGTTTAAAGATTTATAAATTGGTATTCTCACAAGATTGGGAAACAAGGAATCTGATGTTATCATCTTTGGGGTGCTGGCATTAGAGATTTGATTGTGGCAGAAAAGTAGTAAAGCCTCAGGCGTAAgtgttaaaaatgaatttagttATCGAATTCGGGAGCTATACGGGAGGAGGAAGGCTTCTTGAAGCTGCTCCTGGAGTTTCGCGTGGGGAATCTGATACGGTGAGATGACATGTCTGATGACTCTGGCTATGGTGCGCTCATATGAAGCTTCATCTAATACCTTCTGTAAGAGAGCAATTCAAGTAACTTGTCTATGTTACGAGaagaattttaagattttaaaatattaattgagaTACACAGGATCCGGACacccacaatatatatatatatatatatatatatatatatatatatatatatatatatataagcaattCAAGTGGAAGCAAATGCCCAGTCTTGCACACCAAATGCCAGCGCGGCAGAGCCTATTCGTGTGCTTTGATAATATGCTATCTCCATCCAATTCACAAGTGTGGGAGCCACTTGctacaaaatcaatattttttgtcgCTTGCATGGTCCAagttgttgaaaaataatttattattttaaagaatatctaaattaaatttattgagctagttcaaaaatagatatatattatttgagttgaaaatgttgttatttgaattgaaaatattaaatttgttaacAAGTAAACAAAATAGTAATTATCCTTACATTTGATGGTATTTGAGATAATTGTATTTGGTTACTAATTATTTCTACTTaagtttcttattttaaaaaatataaacataaaatttattaaataaatgattttctAACAGAAATTAAATGAGGAGAGAAATTCATGGTCTCTTCTCACAATACATTGTTAATTTAAAttactttgttatttgttttgctaTTTTTCGAGAAGGAGAATTCGTTGCTACTCTTCTTACAAAGTATTGTTCACTtgaacactatttttttttttaagatttaggatttttttcaagatttagttttttatttttattttatcatttattattaaatttttttagcccGATCTCATGATCTGGGTTAcggatttgacatgttaacttaattttttgtcatgtttttttattgatttttttaattttatccttcaacatttgattgatttataattagattttttaatttttctgctttgctttctataaggttatcttggTTTCATTACCCGAGTTGCGAGTTTGGTGGtttaactcaggttgacttgtctttttttcaatttcatcattcaacattggtttaattgagaattagatttcataatttgtttcgatttgctttctataaggttgtCTCAATTTTATTATCCGGGTCGtgaatttaacaggttaatACGGGTTGACCTAAATTAatccaatatatttttgtcttattttttttaaaaaagatgtcttgaattttttttagaaaatatatttttaatggttATTCGAGTTGTCTTTGGATCCGTTAAGTTGACTAAGTCATATTGGGTCAACCCTtaaacaatttgattttttacctACTAGAAAACATGCTAGCAatacctgaatatttttttatattaaaagaaaattgatccAACCTACAATGTAGCGTCAACCAATGATATAGCAAGTCTAACtaattagagaaaaatattagataaaaacaaaatagagtgttattttatattaaaaaaatgatagcaTATGATGAATGTGGCAAGTCTAACtaattagagaaaaatattagataaaaacaaaatagagtgtcattttatattaaaaaaaaatgatagcatATGATGAATGTGACatgcttttatttcaacatgaGATGTAAGAAAATAGTGTTGTAGGCGTGTTTAATGGGCCAGAAGACCCACATGTATCTAGTGAGAGGGTAAATGAGTAAAGGTAAAATTATGTTAACATCccaaggttttttctttttttcactttgcaacaatacttttaaatattatatttttcatcatgCATTTTGATGGCAGGTAAAATTTTACATCCTTAAAGttagcataaaaaacaaataaacaaaaaatatatatttatttacaagAATATCATTACATTTATGGTAAAAACTAAAGAATCTTTGAAggttaaaaataactaaaatatcacTAGAgcaattgggtttttttttttgaaaaaacttcaTTGGTAGATTTCATTTAGttacaaaaataccaaaaattacTGTATTTAACAACAATTTCTAGCCACATTCAAGCATGGATTACCAAGCAAAAAATCCAGCGTCTTTCCCAACATATCCTCCTTTATTTTCACTATAATTCCATCAAATAAACCTATCAAACCTAGCAAAATttgacattttcttttccatcaaAACAACCCAACCAATTTTCACCATAAATCATAAATAACATCTCAACAATTACAAAAATGTTATAAATTGCAATATTAAGCAAGTGTAATTTGAGATGACATCCATCAATTTCAATGAATAGCCTACATTCAGAAACAAGGTCttccttcatcattttcaaacaaatatacACGCGTTGAAACTTTCAAGGTTGTGAGGCCCATGAACTTTTTATCCcatgtaattaatttctttatatgcttggttcatattttttatagccCATAAGTTTTGTCCAAGTCTTGATATACATATATGTATGTGTGCTTGTGTGTAGCCACCTCTCccatatttctttgttttattatctttttatttgaccaagagcttcttcttcttcctttttatttctgCAACTTTCTCTTATAACCCATACTAGCTATCAACcatataatatatatcttttaagtaagttttctttatttctttcctaAGTGTTTTATAACATACTTATGGGTTTCTTTTGTTAACATATAGTTAATGAAAATATTAGGGTTTATATTAGATTAGTTGATAAGTTAAAggattattgaattaatttgtgTGTGGGTAGTAATATATGCATATAAACATGGATTGAGATAGATTATGAATAATTAGTAtgtgattttgatatttgatatatGTTGGTATGATTAGAGCAAAACCTAAGGAATTTCgatattagaaagaaaatacgGGATTATTGAAGAACTATATAGAAAGAATCATactaaaatcttgaaaaatatatttagaggttgaagatgatataatttcaatttggtccttgaatttttaaaaattaggattttacccctaaattccaaaaaaaaaatttagttgagTCCATGGtcataaataatagtttttaagaTAGATTTTGATAgataattgagttttgtttGTGGTGTATTATCAAGTTTTTATGGTTTCATTTTGAATTATgaattgattatattttacgaTAAAACATGTTTAGATACTTTGAAAGCCCCTCATACTGCTCTTATGTGATTGGTAGATATTGATGTTTATCTTGGTTTGATTGTTGTTATATATTGTAagtaaataatatcaaatataactATAGAAATAACACTAATAACTATAatcaagaatatgaataatattatatatgaataCGATTAGTTGACTATCTACCTTTTGTTATTGTGTGATTTTAGAATACTAAATTGATATGGATTGTAGAGTTATACAAGTTAGAATGCTTACGCTAATAAACAAGACAATGTTAGTCTATGtgcatataatataatttgattaccCTAGCTAGTTGGGGGTGACACTAGCCTGTATAAAAAACCGTTGCACATATATGTTATGATGCTTTaccatttttatatttgattttctaaCTTGTAGTActcttatatttatatctaattttatttatagtacTCTTAAAGAGTGACATGACTTGAATTATGCTTAAGTGTGAGTGGTTATCTTAGTTATACTTTTGTCATGTATGAACTTAATGAATTAATCATATTATAATTTggtcttttatttatatgtttggtATCATTTATTCACTGAGTCATGAAAAACTCATCTTTTTATCATTATAGTCTTTTCAAATTATAGTGTATATTAGTTGATCCAGCACTACTTATTAAAAAGGAGTTCTTGTTTATACTTTAAGTTCTTGTTTATACTGAGTCATGAATTGTGATATTGTGTATAGCTTGAGCTTCacaattataatagtttttgggttattcttttgggatcacacacacacacacacgtgtgtgtgtgtgtgtgtgtgtgtgtgtgcgcgcgcccGCGTGATCTAGTATTTCAAAAGGATGGTTGATTGTTATGTCAATGTCTATTTTAGTTTTAGATAGAATTATGTTCAGGTCTGAGGCTTGGCATAGGCAAGGCGGTCCTAAGAGTGCCTTGACCTATATGCCGGTCATATGCTTAATTTTGGATATGATAATGGTGAATGCatatttgaattataattaGGACTAAACCCTAAATATACATTAGATCTTTGCCTCAATAGCTGGATATATCTAAGGAGTCTTTTAAAAGACCCATTGTGAGTTTCTTCTTCAAACTCTTTAACCTTTATCCTGACTTTCTATAATTGCATATGGTATGGCTTGATATCAAATTTATCATCCAAAATCATTGAAAGTGATTCATTAGAGATAGATGGGTCAACATTAATTATTGGTAGTAATATCTTTGTTATCCATGTTGAAGTTGCAACTTTTATACTTTTAGGTCAAATGCAATTGTGTTTGTTCCTTGATGATTTTATCATGAATATTTGACTACCAAGAACAAAGGAATCATATATCCGTTAATCATAACCATCACCTATACAAATGTCACCAACCTTAACTATTtgattaatatatcttttaacaTGATATCTATGTTTAACCTCATACTTTCACAATATATCTCTGAAAAAATTTAACCTTGTTCAAACTTTATTGATCCATCAACTACAAATTTAAACCTCTTACATCTAAAATCGGCTGTTGGatccataattgttttttttttcattttcctctcATTACCATTTTCATCCTCATTATCCTCAACATTAGATTGTTTTCTAACTTCTACATCAATATCATCTTTGTCGTTACTCATCTTCTAGTCATTATCATAACTAGAAGCATCATTCAATGTCTAACTAGTCAAAAAATCAACTTGTAAACTATTAATCCACTCATCTTTAAcctcattacaaaaaaaaaacctcattagAAAAGATATAATAATCATCTAGTTCATCATTAGAATCCATCTTAATTCTAGCATCACcactaatattattatcaacATCTATTTCAGACCCCATTTTATAACCCACATTAGGATCACTACTGAAATATctaacatcaacatcaacattaacatgtatttcagAATCCATTTCATCTTTATCAGGActaatatcatcaaaatacaatattaCCTTTTAAAATGGGCAGCAAAATATTTGGTTCCTAGTGGCAAGTCATCTTCAGGATTACTTGAATAACAcatcaacatatttttattgttacgGGACCAATAATTAgatcaacattaatatataaatacacCTTCTTTTCACCTTCATGCATACTTAATATCTTTAAGGTCGAAGCATCATCATATATTTTGTTTCCTCTATAAACCGTAATGCAAATGCCATGCAAGTTCATATCAAAGACTTGCTTGCATATGAATAGTATGCTTATGTAAGATATATTCAAAGCCCTAATATTTGTCGACATATAATGAACTCCTATGATGCGTAAATATATCTAGCATTTTGATTCTTGCATGGTTTATACAAGTTACAAAATGATTACAcataaattgaataataatttaaaaattaggattttttaaactaataactctaatttttaaatttgagttttttttgtttaagtacAAATTACAGATTTCCCGCTATAAATAATGTGTCTAAGAGAATGAAAATTATTGATTccacataaaaataaagtaaaatctATAATTGTTTAGGGTATCGTAAATTTAGGGTtcccattttcaatttttaacttttaataatgttaagtttttgttaaaaacatgGAAACGAAACCTATATTCTAATAATTTAACGCActacatttttaaaatcttgtttATTGAAAACAATTCAAACTTGTCTTTTATTGTTAGGTTCCTTGAAGAAATTGATGCCAACAATAAAAAGAGTATGTGAAAAAGGAGATTCTAATGATTTAACGCACTACATTTTTGAAATCTTGTTTATTGAAAACAATTCAAACTTGTCTTTTATTGTTAGGTTCCTTGAAGAAATTGATGCCAACAATAAAAAGAGTATATGAAAAAGGAGATTCTAATGATTTAACGCACTACATTTTTGAAATCTTGTTTATTGAAAACAATTCAAACTTGTCTTTTATTGTTAGGTTCCTTGAAGAAATTGatgccaacaaaaaaaagagaatgtgAAAAAGGAGATGAGAGAATGTGACATGTAAGTTAAATCTTTCTTTGACTTTTTCTTTAAAGATTGATTTgtgtttagggtttttctttttaattttgtgttgaAAGATAGATTAGGAGATAGAGAAGAGAGAAGTTGAAGATAAGGAGAGAAAACAGttaattataatgttttaatatatatgagaGCAATATTAATAGtgtcatttcatttattttaaaaattagcttTCATCCAAGATGGAAAgtgtaatatttaaaagtatgataattgtaaagtgaaaaaaaaaaagaacaaaccttGGAGTGCTGTGAAATACATAAACATATTTCATGCAATTAGGTCGTTGTTCTTtgcaaaattaattgttttctta from the Populus nigra chromosome 1, ddPopNigr1.1, whole genome shotgun sequence genome contains:
- the LOC133697519 gene encoding L-type lectin-domain containing receptor kinase IX.1-like, which produces MEKLPVPFLPFVFSTLFTLIIPSASGLSFNFTSFIVGADQNISYEEAYPADGAIQLTKNLRNANMTSSSGRATYYKPMQLWDEASGNLTDFTTHFSFSIDSQRRTAYGDGLAFFLAPEGSKLPSNLSEGAGLGLTRRDQLLNTTANHFVAVEFDIYTNYFDPPGEHVGIDINSMQSVNNITWLCDISGGRTTEAWISYNSSTHNLSVAFTGYRNNTVEMQFLSQIVSLRDYLPERVSFGFSASTGSASALHTLYSWDFSSSLEIDDNVTNPIDPATNPLDPAAASPPNGGSLRNRKKNRTGLAVGLGVGGSAIVVGAALVGIFIKFMRGHEEDEGDGHVLEEYMDDEFERGTGPKKFSYQELARATNNFKDEEKLGEGGFGGVYKGFLKEIDSFVAVKRVSRGSKQGIKEYAAEVKIISRLRHRNLVQLMGWCHERKELLLVYEFMPHGSLDSHLFKETSLLTWEVRYKIVQGLASGLLYLHEEWEQCVVHRDIKSSNIMLDSEFNAKLGDFGLARLVDHGKGSQTTVLAGTMGYMAPECAMTGKASRESDVYSFGIVALEIACGRKPINPKASNEDQVSMVQWVWELYGEGKLLEAVDPRLCGDFNKTQMERLMIVGLSCAHPDEHLRPSIRQALHVLNFDAPLPILPSKMPVPSYFAPPISASSLSIMSYGLTDSEGGMNKSSSYSYNTNSSQFTASSSASSASAILLHEG